One Thermoplasma volcanium GSS1 genomic window carries:
- a CDS encoding winged helix-turn-helix transcriptional regulator, giving the protein MDESTCPIIEAIREVGKENDLLVIRLLSDNDLGFNQILKLAGKMSPKTLSVTLKRLTEKKIIYRDVVSTQPFRVKYRLTEKGQELRNVLNDLGQWGERWILNNESQSAVNTENYRLKS; this is encoded by the coding sequence ATGGATGAAAGTACGTGCCCTATAATAGAGGCCATAAGGGAAGTCGGGAAAGAGAATGATCTATTAGTAATTAGGCTTCTTTCAGATAATGATCTAGGTTTCAATCAAATCCTAAAACTTGCTGGAAAGATGAGCCCTAAAACGCTCTCCGTTACGCTAAAAAGGCTTACAGAAAAAAAGATTATTTATCGAGATGTGGTTTCGACCCAGCCTTTTAGAGTAAAATATAGACTTACCGAGAAAGGGCAGGAACTTAGAAATGTACTAAACGACTTAGGGCAATGGGGAGAAAGATGGATTCTCAATAATGAAAGCCAAAGCGCAGTTAATACAGAAAATTATCGACTTAAGAGTTAA